The Drosophila innubila isolate TH190305 chromosome 3R unlocalized genomic scaffold, UK_Dinn_1.0 2_E_3R, whole genome shotgun sequence genome has a segment encoding these proteins:
- the LOC117790971 gene encoding histone-lysine N-methyltransferase PR-Set7 isoform X2, translated as MMMVRRRARPAKEPELMVVTSDGVAAANDEALTAVPFNGEPMNAVAATNNLLDDQYFASPKRKDCRLMKGNENLKAVNNPHMNNSNTNKDNSSISTKPDTGRTIETTMATTTTTTATTTTEEQKTITISAALAEDLEEESLMYDAHSMASPSTSTSTSSPAYQHNDDLEVGSDVGLNFAHTDTDIATQTDIHMHRSGLRDSHSSTHSSSSSSAATSDNIFLQEPVLTLDIDRTPTKASSIRINKSFELANAVFSSPPSVLSASMLNGRFNQIVTLNGHMQYHDHENDRELVQPLNGFELDQHDSSSCDSGVACSLTTGTGTGTGIETGTSPAVAGMRRRKPATPHRILCPSPIKTMPRDATLLKGGEAQSPRKSPRKLQSQLAATVACKSRRRLNQPKPQAPYQQPSATPNDDVVVVLDDDEDDEDDVHALLKAAEERENLNKAKVMLKPTTVPAAAVKPKAPSKTAKAKTLAGKSQPLAATNGNRELTEFFPVRRSVRKTKTAVKEEMMRNLEQAVLEERCEGLQVRHFVGKGRGVVAKRLFKRNEFVVEYVGDLIAISEAADRERRYALDENAGCYMYYFKHKNQQYCIDATVDTGKLGRLINHSRNGNLMTKVVVIKQRPHLVLLAKDDIEPGEELTYDYGDRSKESLLHHPWLAF; from the exons TGGTCCGTAGACGCGCTCGTCCCGCCAAAGAGCCCGAACTAATGGTGGTAACCTCCGACGGCGTTGCAGCTGCTAATGACGAGGCGCTGACGGCGGTGCCCTTCAATGGCGAACCAATGAACGCCGTGGCGGCCACCAATAATCTCCTGGATGATCAATATTTTGCGAGCCCAAAGCGAAAAGACTGCCGCCTTATGAAAGGCAATGAAAATCTCAAGGCGGTTAATAATCCGCAcatgaacaacagcaacaccaacaaagACAACAGTAGTATCTCAACAAAACCTGATACTGGCCGCACAATTG AGACAACAATGGCAActacaaccacaacgacagccacaaccacaaccGAAGAGCAaaagacaataacaataagtGCTGCCCTGGCGGAAGATCTGGAGGAGGAGTCGCTGATGTACGATGCACATTCCATGGCATCCCCGTCGACCAGCACAAGCACTAGCTCACCAGCATATCAGCATAATGATGACTTGGAAGTTGGCTCTGATGTTGGCTTAAACttcgcacacacagacacagacatagCCACACAAACAGATATACACATGCATCGCTCGGGATTGAGGGACAGTCACAGTTCGACgcatagcagcagcagcagcagcgctgccACATCAGATAATATATTTCTGCAGGAGCCAGTGCTGACGCTGGACATCGATCGCACACCCACCAAAGCCTCCAGCATCCGTATAAACAAAAGCTTTGAGCTGGCTAATGCCGTATTCTCGTCACCGCCCTCTGTGCTGAGTGCCTCCATGCTCAATGGTCGCTTCAATCAGATTGTCACGCTCAATGGTCACATGCAGTATCATGATCATGAGAATGATCGTGAGCTCGTGCAGCCGTTGAACGGCTTCGAATTGGACCAACATGACAGCAGTTCCTGCGACAGTGGAGTCGCCTGCAGCCTGACGACGGGAACGGGCACGGGTACGGGGATAGAGACGGGCACATCGCCTGCAGTGGCGGGCATGCGTCGACGTAAGCCCGCGACACCGCATCGCATTCTCTGCCCCTCACCCATCAAAACAATGCCGCGAGACGCCACACTGTTGAAGGGCGGCGAGGCACAGTCGCCCAGAAAGTCGCCACGTAAACTGCAGTCACAGCTGGCGGCAACAGTTGCCTGCAAGTCGCGACGAAGACTGAATCAGCCAAAGCCACAAGCGCCTTACCAGCAGCCAAGTGCCACGCCAAATGAtgatgttgtcgttgtattggatgatgatgaggatgacgaGGATGATGTCCACGCCTTGCTCAAAGCTGCCGAGGAGCGTGAGAATCTGAACAAAGCTAAAGTAATGCTCAAGCCAACGACAGTGCCTGCGGCGGCAGTCAAGCCAAAGGCTCCATCCAAGACAGCAAAGGCCAAGACACTGGCGGGCAAGTCACAGCCGCTGGCAGCGACAAACGGTAACCGTGAACTGACCGAGTTCTTTCCCGTGCGACGCAGCGTGCGCAAGACCAAAACGGCTGTCAAGGAGGAGATGATGCGCAATCTGGAGCAAGCTGTACTCGAGGAGCGCTGTGAGGGTCTACAAGTGCGCCACTTTGTGGGCAAGGGGCGTGGCGTTGTTGCCAAGCGTCTCTTCAAGCGGAACGAGTTTGTTGTCGAATATGTTGGCGATCTGATTGCCATCAGTGAGGCTGCAGACCGCGAGCGTCGCTATGCCCTGGACGAGAATGCCGGCTGCTACATGTATTACTTTAAGCACAAAAACCAACAGTACTGCATTGATGCCACCGTGGACACCGGCAAGCTGGGACGGCTCATCAATCACTCGCGCAACGGGAATCTAATGACAAAAGTCGTTGTTATCAAACAGCGGCCGCATCTAGTGCTATTGGCCAAGGACGACATTGAGCCTGGAGAGGAACTGACTTACGATTATGGCGATCGTTCCAAGGAATCGCTACTGCATCATCCATGGCTGGCATTTTGA
- the LOC117790971 gene encoding histone-lysine N-methyltransferase PR-Set7 isoform X1, translating into MMMVRRRARPAKEPELMVVTSDGVAAANDEALTAVPFNGEPMNAVAATNNLLDDQYFASPKRKDCRLMKGNENLKAVNNPHMNNSNTNKDNSSISTKPDTGRTIGVPLATRSQTRTIENFFRANAAAKSAHAKKMTTILSLPTETTMATTTTTTATTTTEEQKTITISAALAEDLEEESLMYDAHSMASPSTSTSTSSPAYQHNDDLEVGSDVGLNFAHTDTDIATQTDIHMHRSGLRDSHSSTHSSSSSSAATSDNIFLQEPVLTLDIDRTPTKASSIRINKSFELANAVFSSPPSVLSASMLNGRFNQIVTLNGHMQYHDHENDRELVQPLNGFELDQHDSSSCDSGVACSLTTGTGTGTGIETGTSPAVAGMRRRKPATPHRILCPSPIKTMPRDATLLKGGEAQSPRKSPRKLQSQLAATVACKSRRRLNQPKPQAPYQQPSATPNDDVVVVLDDDEDDEDDVHALLKAAEERENLNKAKVMLKPTTVPAAAVKPKAPSKTAKAKTLAGKSQPLAATNGNRELTEFFPVRRSVRKTKTAVKEEMMRNLEQAVLEERCEGLQVRHFVGKGRGVVAKRLFKRNEFVVEYVGDLIAISEAADRERRYALDENAGCYMYYFKHKNQQYCIDATVDTGKLGRLINHSRNGNLMTKVVVIKQRPHLVLLAKDDIEPGEELTYDYGDRSKESLLHHPWLAF; encoded by the exons TGGTCCGTAGACGCGCTCGTCCCGCCAAAGAGCCCGAACTAATGGTGGTAACCTCCGACGGCGTTGCAGCTGCTAATGACGAGGCGCTGACGGCGGTGCCCTTCAATGGCGAACCAATGAACGCCGTGGCGGCCACCAATAATCTCCTGGATGATCAATATTTTGCGAGCCCAAAGCGAAAAGACTGCCGCCTTATGAAAGGCAATGAAAATCTCAAGGCGGTTAATAATCCGCAcatgaacaacagcaacaccaacaaagACAACAGTAGTATCTCAACAAAACCTGATACTGGCCGCACAATTG GCGTTCCGCTGGCAACGCGCTCGCAAACACGCACCATCGAGAACTTTTTCAGAGCGAATGCAGCAGCTAAAAGCGCACATGCCAAGAAAATGACTACAATTCTATCACTACCAACAGAGACAACAATGGCAActacaaccacaacgacagccacaaccacaaccGAAGAGCAaaagacaataacaataagtGCTGCCCTGGCGGAAGATCTGGAGGAGGAGTCGCTGATGTACGATGCACATTCCATGGCATCCCCGTCGACCAGCACAAGCACTAGCTCACCAGCATATCAGCATAATGATGACTTGGAAGTTGGCTCTGATGTTGGCTTAAACttcgcacacacagacacagacatagCCACACAAACAGATATACACATGCATCGCTCGGGATTGAGGGACAGTCACAGTTCGACgcatagcagcagcagcagcagcgctgccACATCAGATAATATATTTCTGCAGGAGCCAGTGCTGACGCTGGACATCGATCGCACACCCACCAAAGCCTCCAGCATCCGTATAAACAAAAGCTTTGAGCTGGCTAATGCCGTATTCTCGTCACCGCCCTCTGTGCTGAGTGCCTCCATGCTCAATGGTCGCTTCAATCAGATTGTCACGCTCAATGGTCACATGCAGTATCATGATCATGAGAATGATCGTGAGCTCGTGCAGCCGTTGAACGGCTTCGAATTGGACCAACATGACAGCAGTTCCTGCGACAGTGGAGTCGCCTGCAGCCTGACGACGGGAACGGGCACGGGTACGGGGATAGAGACGGGCACATCGCCTGCAGTGGCGGGCATGCGTCGACGTAAGCCCGCGACACCGCATCGCATTCTCTGCCCCTCACCCATCAAAACAATGCCGCGAGACGCCACACTGTTGAAGGGCGGCGAGGCACAGTCGCCCAGAAAGTCGCCACGTAAACTGCAGTCACAGCTGGCGGCAACAGTTGCCTGCAAGTCGCGACGAAGACTGAATCAGCCAAAGCCACAAGCGCCTTACCAGCAGCCAAGTGCCACGCCAAATGAtgatgttgtcgttgtattggatgatgatgaggatgacgaGGATGATGTCCACGCCTTGCTCAAAGCTGCCGAGGAGCGTGAGAATCTGAACAAAGCTAAAGTAATGCTCAAGCCAACGACAGTGCCTGCGGCGGCAGTCAAGCCAAAGGCTCCATCCAAGACAGCAAAGGCCAAGACACTGGCGGGCAAGTCACAGCCGCTGGCAGCGACAAACGGTAACCGTGAACTGACCGAGTTCTTTCCCGTGCGACGCAGCGTGCGCAAGACCAAAACGGCTGTCAAGGAGGAGATGATGCGCAATCTGGAGCAAGCTGTACTCGAGGAGCGCTGTGAGGGTCTACAAGTGCGCCACTTTGTGGGCAAGGGGCGTGGCGTTGTTGCCAAGCGTCTCTTCAAGCGGAACGAGTTTGTTGTCGAATATGTTGGCGATCTGATTGCCATCAGTGAGGCTGCAGACCGCGAGCGTCGCTATGCCCTGGACGAGAATGCCGGCTGCTACATGTATTACTTTAAGCACAAAAACCAACAGTACTGCATTGATGCCACCGTGGACACCGGCAAGCTGGGACGGCTCATCAATCACTCGCGCAACGGGAATCTAATGACAAAAGTCGTTGTTATCAAACAGCGGCCGCATCTAGTGCTATTGGCCAAGGACGACATTGAGCCTGGAGAGGAACTGACTTACGATTATGGCGATCGTTCCAAGGAATCGCTACTGCATCATCCATGGCTGGCATTTTGA